The Synechococcus sp. RS9916 DNA segment TGTGATCCTCAGCTGCACCCAGGAGGTCCTGGGATGGGTGGACCAGCTGGATTGAGGAGCGCGAAAAGGCCTTAACGCTCCATATCGGCTGTGGCCTTCAGCGCCGCGGCCGTCAGCACCTCATGTCCACAAGCCACCTCCTGGCAATCCCGCACGGCAACGTCATCTTCGATACGAATGCCGATGCCCTTCCAACGGTCATCAATGGCAGGTTGGCCATCGGGAACCGGCAAGCGGTCGCTCACGTAAAGACCTGGCTCGACGGTCAGCACCATGCCTGGTGCCAGGTTCACGGGATGGTCCCCAAGGCGATACGCGCCAACATCATGCACATCGAGGCCGAGCCAATGGCCGGTGCGGTGCATAAAGAGGTGGCGGTAGGCACCCTGCTCGATCACACCATCGGCGTCGCCGCTCAGCAGGCCGAGATCCAGCAACCCCTCCACCATCACCCGCAGGGCGGTGTCGTGAACCTGTTCTGCCGTTCCGCCAGGGGCCACAGCCGCCACGGCTGCGATCTGGGCCTCAAGCACCAGGTCATAAAGGTCTCGCTGTTCACCACTGAAGCGACCATTCACGGGGAAGGTGCGTGTGATGTCGCCGTTGTAGTAATCGCTGAGGGAGCATCCAGCATCAATCAGCAGCAGATCGCCGTCACGGAGCTGGGCGCTATTGGCGATGTAGTGCAGAACGCAGGCGTTATCCCCACCGGCAACGATCGATCCATAGGCCGGGCCACGCGCACCCGCAGCCAGAAAATGCTGTTCAATCAGCGCCTGGATCTGGCGTTCCCCCATTCCTGGCTGGGCGGCCTGCCGGGCCAGTTCATGGGCCTCAGCGGAAATCCGGCAGGCCTCCCGAAGACGCTCCAACTCCTGCGGAGTTTTCTCGAGGCGCAGACGATGCAGCAACGGGCAGGGGGCCACCAAAGCCAGTGCTGCAGCACCGGTGCGGGGCTGCCGGTCGAGCTGCGTCCCCCAGGCCTGAAGCACCAGAGGTTCCACCTTGGAATGATGACCAACCCGGAAGGCGATGCCTTCGGCACCCTCGAGATAGTGCGGCAACAGCTCCGCCAGATCCTCCAGGGGATGGGCAAGATCGGCCCCGAAATGCTCCATCGCCCCCTCGACACCCCAGCGGCGCCCGGTCCAGACTTCAGCCCCCGGTTCGCGGGGCTGCACAAACAGCACGTAACGCTCCCCGTCCGGACGATGGGGCAGGAGCAAGGCAACCGCATCCGGCTCATCGAATCCGGTGAGGTACCAGAAGTCGCTGTTCTGGCGGAACGGCCATTCGCAATCGGCATGGTGGGTGACCAGAGGCGCAGCCGGAATCACCGCAGCGGCATCACCCAAAAGATCAAGGAAACGCTGACGCCGCTCGGCATGGCAGTGCTGATCGATCACGGCGAAGACAGAGCGACGGGGTTCCGTCAGGATGGCAGGCAAAGCGTCCCGCCATGAGCTCCGATCTCCTGATCCTGCTGTTGATGGTGGTGGTGGTGCTCGTCGGCTCCGCCCTCTGCTCCGGTGTGGAGGCAGCCCTGCTGTCGGTGAACCCTGTTCGTCTGCACGAACTGGCCAGTCGCAGCAAACCCGTGGCCGGCGCACGCACCCTGCAGCGCCTGCGTCAACGGCTCGGCCGCACTCTTTCGGTGCTGGTGATTGCCAACAATGCCTTCAATATTTTCGGCAGCATGATGTTGGGCGGCTGGGCTGCCCGGGTCTTCAAGGAACAACAGTTCAGCGACATCGCCTTACCACTGTTTTCAGTTGCGCTCACCGTGCTGGTGATCCTGCTGGGGGAGATCCTTCCCAAAGCGCTCGGCACCCGCCTCGCGATCCCCGTTGCCCTCAGCAGTGCGCCAGTCCTTCAGGCCCTAGGAGTGATCATGCGCCCACTGGTGCTGCTGCTCGAGCGTCTGCTGCCTGCCATCAGCGAAGAGAACGAACTCAGCACGGATGAAAACGAAATCCGCCTGCTGGCCCGGTTGGGCTCGCAACAGGGGCAGATCGAAGCGGATGAAGCGGCGATGATCGCCAAGGTGTTTCAACTCAACGACCTCACGGCCAGGGAGCTGATGACCCCTCGGGTTGCCGCCCCCACCTTGGCCTGCAACGCAAGCCTGCATCAGCTGCGTCAACAACTGGTCGACAACGCCTCCCCCTGGTGGGTGGTGCTCGGCAAGGAAGTGGACAACGTGCTGGGCGTCGCCAGCCGAGAGAATCTGCTGACCGCTCTACTGGAACACAAGGGACATCTCACCGCCCTCGATCTGGCCGAGCCCGTCGAGTTCGTGCCCGAAATGATCCGGGTGGACCGACTGCTCACCAGCTTCCGGCGCGACAACAGCGGGGTGCGTGTGGTGGTGGATGAATTTGGCGGCTTTGTTGGCGTGATCGGTGCGGAGGCTGTGTTGGCGGTGCTGGCCGGCTGGTGGCGCAAATCCGCTACTCCGGGGGCAGCCCCGTGAGCAGCACAGCGACTGAAGCCCCGCAAACCACCCTGGAGCGAGGCCTTCTCTGGCTCCAGCACTGGCGGAGTGACCTCGTGCTGAGCGGGCGTGAACGCAGCCTGCTGGCCGGCAGCCTTGCCAGCCTCGACCGGCAGCTGGAGCGCCTGCACCATCGCGTCCTCCGAGTGGCGGTGTTTGGCCGCGTGGGAGTGGGCAAGTCGAGCTTGGTTAATGCCCTTTTGGGGGAAGAGCGCATGGCCACTGATGTGGCCCATGGCTGCACCCGACATCAACAAGCCGTGACCTGGCCGCAACGCATCGAAGGCCTGCAACGGGTTGAGCTGGTGGACACCCCCGGGATCGATGAGGTGTCGGCGGCGGCCCGGGGACGGCTGGCGGCACGGGTGGCTCTTCAATCCGACCTGGTGCTGCTGGTGCTCGATGCCGACATCAGCCGTGTGGAACTCGAGGCCCTTGAGACCTTGGTGGACAGCGGCAAACCGGTGCTAACGGTGCTGAACCGCAGCGATTGCTGGTCGGACGACGAGCGCAACCTGCTGGTGGCAAGCATCGGCCGCCGCGTCAAGGCCCACTGCGGCGCTCTCGCCGGACAAGGCCTGCGCGAACCACTAGCGGTGGCAGCGGCACCACGTCAAGCCACCCAGCTCCAGGACGGCCGCGTGCGCAGTGCGCGGCAATCCCCCCGCATCGCCTTACTGCGCGACAAGCTCCAGGAACTCCTGCACGCTCAGGGTCCCGCCCTGCTCACCCTCAATGCGCTGCGACAGGCCGAACGGTTGCAGCACCAGATCGAACAGGCACGCCTGAAGCACCGCCGCCGCGATGCCCAGGGGATGATCGGCCGCTTTGCTGCCATCAAGGCCACCGGCGTCGCTGTGAATCCGATGGTGCTGCTCGACCTGGCCGGTGGGATGGCCTGCGACACCGCACTGGTGATGCAGCTCTGCCAGCTCTATGAACTCCCCATGGGAGGGCCAGCGGCCCGGCAACTTCTGCAACGACTCACGGGGCATAACGCCCTGATCGGAGGAGCCCAGCTTGGGATTCAGGCGGCCCTGAGTGGCGTGCGTCAGCTGCTCCTCGCAGCCGCTCCCTTCACCGCCGGCCTCAGCCTGGCGCCTGCTGCACCGGTCGCCCTTGCCCAGGCCGCTTTGGCGGTTCACACCACCCGGCGCACCGGCAAGCTCACCGCCCGCTGGCTCCTGGAACAACGAGGCCGTGGTCGCCGCAGCCAACCGGTGCCCGCCTCCCTGCTGCGGCGCCTTGCCGGCCGTGATCACACCCTGCGTTTGCT contains these protein-coding regions:
- a CDS encoding aminopeptidase P N-terminal domain-containing protein; this encodes MPAILTEPRRSVFAVIDQHCHAERRQRFLDLLGDAAAVIPAAPLVTHHADCEWPFRQNSDFWYLTGFDEPDAVALLLPHRPDGERYVLFVQPREPGAEVWTGRRWGVEGAMEHFGADLAHPLEDLAELLPHYLEGAEGIAFRVGHHSKVEPLVLQAWGTQLDRQPRTGAAALALVAPCPLLHRLRLEKTPQELERLREACRISAEAHELARQAAQPGMGERQIQALIEQHFLAAGARGPAYGSIVAGGDNACVLHYIANSAQLRDGDLLLIDAGCSLSDYYNGDITRTFPVNGRFSGEQRDLYDLVLEAQIAAVAAVAPGGTAEQVHDTALRVMVEGLLDLGLLSGDADGVIEQGAYRHLFMHRTGHWLGLDVHDVGAYRLGDHPVNLAPGMVLTVEPGLYVSDRLPVPDGQPAIDDRWKGIGIRIEDDVAVRDCQEVACGHEVLTAAALKATADMER
- a CDS encoding GTP-binding protein yields the protein MSSTATEAPQTTLERGLLWLQHWRSDLVLSGRERSLLAGSLASLDRQLERLHHRVLRVAVFGRVGVGKSSLVNALLGEERMATDVAHGCTRHQQAVTWPQRIEGLQRVELVDTPGIDEVSAAARGRLAARVALQSDLVLLVLDADISRVELEALETLVDSGKPVLTVLNRSDCWSDDERNLLVASIGRRVKAHCGALAGQGLREPLAVAAAPRQATQLQDGRVRSARQSPRIALLRDKLQELLHAQGPALLTLNALRQAERLQHQIEQARLKHRRRDAQGMIGRFAAIKATGVAVNPMVLLDLAGGMACDTALVMQLCQLYELPMGGPAARQLLQRLTGHNALIGGAQLGIQAALSGVRQLLLAAAPFTAGLSLAPAAPVALAQAALAVHTTRRTGKLTARWLLEQRGRGRRSQPVPASLLRRLAGRDHTLRLLLQDWPRPAQQSGLADVLP
- a CDS encoding CNNM domain-containing protein, with translation MSSDLLILLLMVVVVLVGSALCSGVEAALLSVNPVRLHELASRSKPVAGARTLQRLRQRLGRTLSVLVIANNAFNIFGSMMLGGWAARVFKEQQFSDIALPLFSVALTVLVILLGEILPKALGTRLAIPVALSSAPVLQALGVIMRPLVLLLERLLPAISEENELSTDENEIRLLARLGSQQGQIEADEAAMIAKVFQLNDLTARELMTPRVAAPTLACNASLHQLRQQLVDNASPWWVVLGKEVDNVLGVASRENLLTALLEHKGHLTALDLAEPVEFVPEMIRVDRLLTSFRRDNSGVRVVVDEFGGFVGVIGAEAVLAVLAGWWRKSATPGAAP